The proteins below come from a single Crossiella sp. CA-258035 genomic window:
- a CDS encoding DNA-processing protein DprA, translated as MTTTEDVRARLFLLRATDPPACAVRTYVAAHGPATAVEHIREGSAPRAVLTEIAQPDAQIGHDLRALDTGTARLLAPGDAQWPTARLAALSRHGLGEPLGLWVRGPASLAELTARAVTITGSRAPTPRGTYVTADLAHDLARTGVTIVSGAALGIDELAHRSGLAAHGAVVAVLACGIDQVHPHQHAALFADIVEAGGLLVSEYPVGARPTRLRAHARCRLLAALSAATVITEARRRGGALATAAAAYLLKRPLYAVPGPSGPGSAAAANALLRAGYALPITTAEDITHLQERR; from the coding sequence ATGACCACCACCGAGGATGTGCGTGCCCGCTTGTTCCTGCTGCGCGCCACCGATCCGCCGGCCTGCGCCGTGCGCACCTACGTTGCCGCCCATGGGCCCGCCACGGCGGTCGAGCACATCCGCGAGGGCAGCGCCCCGCGCGCGGTGCTCACCGAGATCGCCCAGCCCGACGCCCAGATCGGGCACGACCTCCGCGCCCTGGACACCGGCACCGCCCGGCTTCTCGCCCCCGGCGACGCGCAGTGGCCCACCGCGCGCCTGGCCGCACTGTCCCGCCACGGCCTCGGCGAACCCCTCGGCCTCTGGGTCCGCGGTCCGGCGAGCCTGGCTGAGCTCACCGCCCGCGCCGTCACGATCACCGGATCACGGGCACCAACACCACGCGGCACCTACGTCACCGCCGACCTCGCCCACGACCTCGCTCGCACCGGTGTGACCATCGTCAGCGGCGCCGCACTCGGGATCGACGAACTCGCCCACCGCAGCGGCCTGGCCGCGCACGGCGCGGTGGTGGCGGTGCTCGCCTGCGGCATCGACCAAGTCCACCCGCACCAGCACGCCGCGCTGTTCGCCGACATCGTCGAAGCCGGTGGCTTGCTGGTCAGCGAGTACCCGGTTGGGGCGAGGCCGACCCGGTTGCGCGCACATGCCCGGTGCCGCCTGCTGGCCGCCCTCTCCGCCGCCACGGTGATCACCGAAGCCCGGCGGCGTGGCGGCGCACTGGCCACCGCGGCCGCCGCCTACCTCCTGAAACGGCCGCTCTATGCCGTACCGGGGCCCTCCGGCCCTGGCTCCGCGGCCGCAGCCAACGCGTTGCTGCGCGCCGGATACGCCCTACCGATCACCACCGCCGAGGACATCACCCACCTTCAGGAGAGGCGATGA
- a CDS encoding LysM peptidoglycan-binding domain-containing protein, producing MTSARPPRRAGDLVRAAGAVVLVAALVIGLPVGLLKLGADPRRLIPERWPRLDELGPWLERTWHAARFAWADGTLLPGLLLVVLWVAWLFLLGLVLAETVDQLRHGIRAVRPGVGPRRWIAGLIAAILIALLPQSALALPATGSTTVATALHDPDRAETAKANSGKGFTVESGLARRRTVDAAVRPECPRITVRPGDTMTSLASIHLGDPGRYREIHRLNADRIPRAELLYPGDVLLLPPPAQTQPGPGTTAVTVKAGETASSIAQREYGHPSDWRRLWQDNHHRPQPDGRSWTDPDQLRPGWNLWITAPPPPPPVPPEPPPSQPAPPSPPSSPPPRPGQTSEQERGEPASTEAGFELSTGAFVSLGLATAVTAALAILSLRRRRRYRIGSGERADLHQPLAPVVRALRIVHDHATPPSPPATALPSGHISLGTGQDQELALNLAATGGLGLLGPGATAAARALLLHLLTTTAHRDQPLRVLLPSTDIAAVFDGLDHVPAHPAITMTTTLHSALAEMEAALLTRRRAITETRHLRPQQDQLVLLARPGQDHHRLRAILRDGATHGLAAILLGHWPSGTTAHIALDGTATEAAPADHLSGIRLFTLPAGDTADLLSLLQQAAQPHPEPSAIAPEPLASDVPIPDRQQDSDSAPTPPPSDTTAVSAESSAAGPPPTDSGEPTGATTPLRLQIFGQLRLAQVIDGEQHDLTGALTTKQRELLVFLALHPNGVRREVLNDAIWPDSSISRPYNSLHYTLSRLRHAMSKATANQIVNLIRTDDGRYQLDPALIRTDYDRFQRATSYRGQPAELRHRALAEVLDLYQGELAEDFSRTWLDAPREAARRDALDAAGHLLRVEQDPEIRLQLLERARLLDPHNESIYQGIIRIQAQLGQLDAIGRTYALLVSNLRAIDQLPSRDTDKLVEDLQRDHRNTSRQCATTAARSRYSIRPS from the coding sequence ATGACCAGCGCCCGCCCACCCCGCCGTGCGGGCGACCTCGTCCGCGCCGCCGGTGCCGTCGTGCTGGTGGCCGCGTTGGTGATCGGGCTCCCGGTGGGGCTGCTGAAGCTCGGCGCCGATCCGCGCCGCCTGATTCCCGAGCGGTGGCCCCGGCTCGACGAGCTCGGCCCTTGGCTGGAACGCACGTGGCATGCCGCCCGTTTCGCCTGGGCCGACGGCACCCTGCTCCCCGGTCTGCTCCTGGTCGTGCTCTGGGTGGCCTGGCTGTTCCTCCTCGGCCTGGTCCTGGCCGAAACCGTCGACCAGTTGCGCCACGGGATCCGCGCCGTACGTCCCGGGGTGGGGCCGCGGCGGTGGATCGCCGGGCTGATCGCCGCCATCCTCATCGCGCTGCTGCCCCAGTCCGCGCTCGCCCTGCCCGCCACCGGATCGACCACGGTCGCCACCGCCCTGCACGACCCCGACCGCGCCGAGACCGCGAAAGCCAACAGCGGCAAGGGCTTCACCGTGGAGAGCGGGTTGGCGCGTCGGCGAACGGTGGATGCGGCGGTGCGCCCGGAATGCCCCCGGATCACCGTCCGGCCCGGCGACACCATGACCAGCCTGGCCTCCATCCACCTGGGCGATCCCGGTCGTTACCGCGAGATCCACCGCCTCAACGCCGACCGCATCCCCCGCGCCGAGCTGCTCTACCCTGGCGACGTCCTTCTCCTCCCACCACCCGCACAGACCCAGCCGGGACCCGGGACGACCGCGGTCACGGTCAAGGCCGGGGAGACCGCATCCTCGATCGCACAACGGGAATACGGCCACCCCAGCGACTGGCGGCGGCTGTGGCAGGACAACCACCACCGCCCCCAACCCGACGGCCGATCCTGGACCGACCCCGACCAACTCCGCCCCGGCTGGAACCTGTGGATCACCGCGCCACCGCCACCGCCACCGGTGCCGCCTGAACCTCCTCCGTCGCAGCCTGCTCCCCCGAGCCCGCCGTCGTCACCGCCACCGAGGCCGGGGCAAACCAGCGAGCAGGAGCGCGGCGAGCCCGCCTCGACCGAGGCAGGATTCGAGCTGTCCACCGGCGCGTTCGTCAGCCTCGGCCTGGCCACCGCCGTCACCGCCGCACTGGCCATCCTCAGCTTGCGCCGACGGCGCCGCTACCGCATCGGCAGCGGCGAGCGCGCCGACCTGCACCAGCCCCTGGCCCCGGTCGTGCGTGCCTTGCGCATCGTCCACGACCACGCCACCCCTCCATCACCGCCCGCAACCGCCCTTCCCTCGGGCCACATCAGCCTGGGAACCGGCCAAGACCAGGAACTCGCGCTCAACCTCGCGGCCACCGGCGGCCTGGGACTGCTCGGCCCCGGTGCCACCGCCGCAGCACGGGCACTGCTGCTGCACCTGCTCACCACGACCGCCCACCGCGACCAGCCGCTCCGCGTCCTCCTGCCGAGCACCGACATCGCAGCCGTGTTCGATGGACTCGACCACGTTCCGGCGCATCCGGCGATCACCATGACCACGACCCTGCACAGCGCCTTGGCCGAGATGGAGGCGGCGCTGCTCACCCGCCGCCGGGCGATCACCGAAACCCGACACCTCCGGCCTCAGCAAGACCAGCTCGTCCTCCTCGCCCGCCCCGGGCAGGACCACCACCGGCTCCGGGCGATCCTTCGCGACGGAGCCACCCACGGCCTGGCCGCGATACTCCTCGGGCACTGGCCATCTGGGACCACAGCCCACATCGCACTCGACGGCACCGCCACCGAAGCCGCTCCCGCAGACCACCTCTCCGGCATCCGGCTGTTCACCCTGCCCGCCGGCGACACCGCGGACCTGCTCAGCCTCCTGCAGCAGGCCGCTCAGCCTCATCCCGAGCCTTCGGCCATCGCGCCGGAACCGCTAGCATCGGACGTCCCAATCCCGGACCGCCAGCAGGACAGCGATAGTGCGCCAACGCCGCCGCCCTCGGATACGACAGCGGTCAGCGCCGAGTCCTCCGCCGCAGGCCCACCGCCAACCGACTCCGGCGAACCCACAGGTGCCACCACTCCCCTGCGCCTGCAGATTTTCGGGCAACTGCGCCTGGCCCAGGTCATCGATGGCGAGCAGCACGACCTGACCGGCGCGCTGACCACCAAGCAGCGGGAACTGCTGGTCTTCCTGGCCTTGCACCCCAACGGCGTCCGCCGGGAAGTCCTCAACGACGCCATCTGGCCGGACAGCTCGATCAGTCGCCCGTATAACAGCCTGCACTACACCCTTTCCCGCCTGCGCCACGCCATGAGCAAGGCCACCGCCAACCAGATCGTCAACCTCATCCGCACCGACGACGGCCGCTACCAACTCGACCCCGCGCTCATCCGCACCGACTACGACCGGTTCCAGCGCGCGACCAGCTACCGCGGCCAGCCGGCCGAACTCCGGCACCGCGCCCTGGCCGAGGTGCTCGACCTCTACCAGGGCGAACTGGCCGAGGATTTCAGCAGGACCTGGCTGGACGCACCCCGCGAAGCCGCCCGACGTGACGCCCTGGACGCGGCCGGGCATCTCCTGCGCGTCGAACAGGATCCAGAGATCCGACTCCAGCTTTTGGAACGCGCGCGACTCCTCGACCCGCACAACGAAAGCATCTACCAGGGAATCATCCGCATCCAGGCTCAGCTGGGACAGTTAGACGCAATTGGCCGCACCTATGCACTTCTGGTGAGCAACTTGCGCGCCATCGATCAGCTACCGAGCCGCGACACTGATAAGCTTGTCGAAGACCTGCAGCGCGACCATCGAAACACATCCCGGCAATGTGCGACGACCGCAGCTCGGTCACGATATTCTATTCGCCCCAGTTAG
- a CDS encoding TadE/TadG family type IV pilus assembly protein has protein sequence MSGRVRRWGGSAGSVSVEFAAAAGPVLLATIAVMIAAGRIVLADHVVTDAATAAARTASLARTASLARTATHAHHTATTTAHRVLTEQQLHCRSITITIDTSGFTAPPGLPATVSATVTCVAELSDLALPGLPGTRILRDTFTSPLDPFRGRT, from the coding sequence GTGAGCGGCCGTGTGCGCCGCTGGGGTGGTTCGGCTGGGTCGGTCAGCGTGGAGTTCGCCGCCGCCGCGGGCCCGGTCCTGCTGGCCACGATCGCGGTGATGATCGCGGCCGGGCGGATCGTGCTGGCCGACCATGTGGTCACCGACGCCGCCACCGCCGCGGCCCGCACCGCCTCCCTGGCCCGCACCGCCTCCCTGGCCCGCACCGCCACCCACGCCCACCACACAGCCACCACGACCGCACACCGCGTGCTCACCGAACAACAGCTGCACTGCCGCAGCATCACCATCACCATCGACACCTCCGGCTTCACCGCCCCGCCCGGCCTACCCGCCACCGTCTCGGCGACGGTGACCTGCGTGGCCGAGCTGTCCGACCTGGCCCTGCCGGGACTACCAGGCACCCGCATCCTCCGGGACACCTTCACCAGCCCCCTGGACCCGTTCCGGGGCCGGACATGA
- a CDS encoding TadE/TadG family type IV pilus assembly protein translates to MQLAVLLPMLFLLFALATQLGILWYARSICQAAAQAGLQATRTVTGTPADGHTAANAFLTRAGTGLLAHTAVSASSSPTVVWVEVSATVPRLLPVPGLELRITRSVTGPKERFTTPSDTHPAGSPR, encoded by the coding sequence GTGCAGTTGGCGGTGCTGCTGCCGATGCTGTTCCTGCTGTTCGCCCTGGCCACCCAGCTCGGGATCCTCTGGTACGCCCGCAGCATCTGCCAGGCTGCCGCCCAGGCCGGGCTGCAGGCCACCCGCACGGTCACCGGCACCCCCGCCGACGGCCACACCGCCGCCAACGCGTTCCTGACCCGCGCCGGCACCGGGCTGCTCGCTCACACCGCGGTTAGCGCGAGTAGCAGCCCGACGGTGGTGTGGGTGGAGGTCTCGGCCACCGTGCCCCGCCTGCTGCCCGTCCCCGGGCTGGAGCTGCGCATCACCCGCAGCGTCACCGGCCCGAAGGAGCGCTTCACCACCCCCAGCGACACCCACCCTGCCGGGAGCCCGCGGTGA
- a CDS encoding pilus assembly protein TadB: protein MNSTGLVVALGVCAGLALASLIAAVAPPAQVNLVVAMTRAQDLLAQPDTTEAHSQRQRWWPGTVLAVLAERSTNSTSRWWGAPAVELELLQRTVTRYIAARLGWALVAGVTAVLTGTVLDADVLAVTVLAGASAVGGSLIPAARVRQAAGAARAEFARTLASYLELVAQERAAGAAATPALVQAASLGSGWVFTRIRDILTSARRTGTPVWDALAQWGQRFQVPAMAELADIVATAADGAAVYTTLTAKATALRHAALATDREKANRRSETLVGPLACLLIAFMILIIYPLFARILERT, encoded by the coding sequence ATGAACTCCACCGGCCTAGTTGTCGCGCTGGGCGTGTGCGCGGGACTGGCGCTGGCATCGCTGATCGCCGCAGTGGCACCGCCGGCGCAGGTGAACCTCGTCGTGGCCATGACCCGGGCCCAGGACCTCCTCGCCCAACCCGACACGACCGAGGCGCACTCGCAGCGCCAGCGGTGGTGGCCAGGGACGGTGCTGGCCGTGCTCGCCGAGCGATCGACGAACTCGACCAGCCGCTGGTGGGGCGCACCGGCAGTGGAGCTGGAGCTGTTGCAGCGCACCGTGACCCGCTACATCGCCGCCCGTCTGGGATGGGCGCTGGTGGCCGGTGTCACCGCCGTCCTGACCGGCACCGTCCTCGACGCCGATGTCCTCGCCGTCACGGTGCTGGCCGGTGCCAGCGCTGTCGGTGGGTCGCTGATCCCGGCCGCCCGGGTCCGGCAGGCGGCGGGAGCGGCCCGCGCGGAGTTCGCCCGCACCCTGGCCTCCTACCTCGAACTCGTCGCCCAGGAACGCGCCGCCGGAGCCGCCGCAACACCGGCCCTGGTGCAGGCCGCCTCGCTGGGCAGCGGCTGGGTGTTCACCCGCATCCGCGACATTCTCACCTCCGCCCGCCGCACCGGCACCCCAGTCTGGGACGCCCTGGCCCAGTGGGGACAACGGTTCCAGGTGCCGGCAATGGCTGAACTGGCTGACATCGTGGCCACCGCCGCCGACGGCGCCGCCGTCTACACCACCCTGACCGCCAAGGCCACCGCGCTGCGCCACGCCGCCCTGGCCACCGACCGGGAAAAAGCCAACCGCCGCTCCGAAACCCTCGTCGGCCCCCTGGCCTGCCTGCTGATCGCCTTCATGATCCTCATCATCTACCCGCTGTTCGCCCGCATCCTGGAAAGGACGTGA
- a CDS encoding type II secretion system F family protein codes for MTAASVLLGAVMVTAVLLALAGWHRTAPRPPRDGHHPHRHGAARARPPRWSTLRPPLLACTAAGLVWWGTGWPVAALAAGLAATLLPRVVGQPGNRHLITTLEAVAEWTRRLADLLGTGAGGLEAAIIASARTAPAAIAEHVHALAASTRGGGLEPALWTFARELDHAAAHRVVACLILRHRSGGRGLIPILDELARSLRQDVAARRQVEADRAKVRTSVRALLAIITVMTVGLLAASEDYLAPFDSVTGQLWLAVVAGMIGLACAWLAALTRPRPEPGFLHHTRAPGTGRGWRS; via the coding sequence ATGACCGCGGCCTCGGTGCTGCTGGGCGCGGTCATGGTGACCGCGGTGCTGCTGGCCCTCGCCGGCTGGCACCGCACCGCCCCGCGACCGCCCCGAGACGGTCATCACCCCCACCGTCACGGGGCGGCGCGGGCGCGGCCACCACGCTGGAGCACGCTGCGCCCCCCGCTGCTGGCCTGCACCGCCGCCGGGCTGGTGTGGTGGGGCACCGGCTGGCCGGTCGCGGCTCTGGCGGCCGGGCTCGCCGCCACGCTGCTGCCGCGGGTGGTGGGGCAACCGGGCAACCGCCACCTGATCACCACTCTGGAAGCGGTGGCGGAGTGGACCCGCCGGTTGGCCGACCTGCTCGGCACCGGCGCCGGAGGCCTGGAAGCGGCGATCATTGCCAGCGCCCGCACCGCCCCCGCCGCGATCGCCGAGCACGTGCACGCCCTGGCGGCGTCCACCCGCGGAGGCGGGCTGGAGCCGGCGTTGTGGACCTTCGCCCGCGAACTCGACCACGCCGCCGCGCACCGGGTCGTGGCCTGCCTGATCCTGCGCCACCGCTCCGGCGGCCGGGGCCTGATCCCGATTCTGGACGAGCTGGCCCGCTCCCTGCGCCAGGACGTCGCCGCGCGCCGTCAGGTCGAAGCCGACCGCGCCAAAGTCCGCACCAGCGTCCGCGCTCTGCTGGCCATCATCACCGTGATGACCGTCGGTCTGTTGGCCGCCAGCGAGGACTACCTCGCGCCCTTCGACAGCGTCACCGGGCAGCTGTGGCTGGCCGTGGTGGCCGGGATGATCGGCCTGGCGTGCGCCTGGCTGGCCGCGCTCACCCGCCCCCGACCCGAGCCGGGATTCCTGCACCACACCCGAGCCCCGGGCACTGGGCGGGGGTGGCGGTCATGA
- a CDS encoding ATPase, T2SS/T4P/T4SS family, which yields MRQIRLAVAAHQEEADRHSAPGQGEPQAPAAEHAHVLGLVQEEITAWVVRRAQAGHPPVSPAFERDLAQAVMASMSGLGALLPLLEREDVENIHIHGHDQVWLELADGSMQSWPYVVADSDATLTAMVADLAARMGQTAREFSPATPMVSFRLPAGGLLGARLSAVIAVSERPRIAIRRHRLHEAGLDDLIRGGTVDSILTAFLRAAVRAGKNILITGGPYTGKTTFLRALAREIPAHEHLVTVEDDAELGLHLLGTHLVVTPLETRQANAEGVGEITLDDLLKQTLRHSPSRVLVGEVRAGEVTSLLRALGNGAAGGMATLHAASTTAVPDRIAALGQLATPPLPVEAAYRWTASAVHLVVQLAKADHHDPTTGRSSRQRFVTEIAEVGPIGDTGRPDLTRIFSPRPVDGRAVPDFPPSPALLADLLRHGFNPALLQQVDGDWQPALLRRDLP from the coding sequence GTGCGCCAGATCCGCCTCGCCGTCGCCGCGCACCAGGAAGAAGCTGACCGGCACAGTGCCCCCGGCCAAGGTGAGCCCCAAGCCCCCGCCGCCGAGCACGCCCACGTTCTGGGGTTGGTGCAGGAGGAGATCACCGCCTGGGTCGTGCGCCGGGCCCAGGCCGGGCACCCGCCGGTGTCGCCGGCCTTCGAGCGCGACCTCGCCCAGGCGGTGATGGCCTCGATGTCCGGGCTGGGCGCGTTGCTGCCGTTGCTGGAGCGCGAGGACGTGGAGAACATCCACATCCACGGCCACGACCAGGTGTGGCTGGAGCTGGCCGACGGCTCGATGCAGAGCTGGCCGTACGTGGTGGCCGACTCCGACGCCACCCTGACCGCCATGGTCGCCGACCTCGCCGCCCGCATGGGCCAAACCGCTCGGGAGTTCAGCCCCGCCACCCCCATGGTCTCCTTCCGCCTGCCCGCCGGGGGCCTGCTCGGCGCCCGGCTCTCCGCGGTGATCGCGGTCTCCGAGCGGCCACGCATCGCCATCCGCCGCCACCGCCTGCACGAGGCCGGACTGGATGACCTCATCCGCGGCGGAACCGTGGACTCCATCCTGACCGCCTTCCTACGTGCCGCGGTCCGCGCCGGGAAGAACATCCTGATCACCGGCGGCCCCTACACCGGCAAAACCACCTTCCTGCGCGCCCTGGCCCGGGAGATCCCCGCCCACGAGCACCTGGTCACCGTCGAAGACGACGCCGAACTCGGCCTGCACCTACTGGGCACCCACCTGGTGGTCACCCCTTTGGAGACGCGGCAGGCCAACGCCGAAGGCGTCGGCGAGATCACCCTGGACGACCTGCTCAAGCAAACCCTGCGCCACTCACCCAGCCGGGTCCTCGTCGGCGAGGTCCGCGCCGGAGAGGTCACCTCCCTACTGCGCGCACTGGGCAACGGCGCGGCCGGGGGCATGGCCACCCTGCACGCCGCCTCCACCACCGCGGTCCCCGACCGGATCGCCGCCCTCGGCCAGCTCGCCACCCCGCCGTTGCCGGTGGAGGCCGCCTACCGCTGGACCGCCTCGGCAGTACACCTGGTGGTGCAGCTGGCCAAGGCCGACCACCACGACCCGACCACCGGCCGCTCCAGCCGTCAGCGCTTCGTCACCGAGATCGCCGAAGTCGGTCCGATCGGCGACACCGGCCGCCCCGACCTCACCCGCATCTTCAGCCCCCGGCCGGTCGATGGCCGCGCGGTCCCGGACTTCCCACCCAGCCCGGCCCTGCTGGCCGACCTGCTCCGGCACGGCTTCAACCCCGCGCTGCTGCAACAGGTCGATGGGGACTGGCAGCCCGCGCTGCTGCGGCGGGACTTGCCATGA
- a CDS encoding SAF domain-containing protein, translating into MGHPFPAAPAAERDGVHVQAPRLGAGVMLPRRRRWWLVAAAVVLAAAAGYGNYELVAAHDARVTVLVLARPVDWGQRITEADLALARTVEDPAARMIRAEERASVLGKTAVAGLPAGSVLAPQHLSDTPIPAAAQQLLGLACKPGQLPARGLRPGERIQVTPVTSNHSGTEGVTRGGTFIALVAGIGTPDSQGGITVDVLIATKDTAAATAAAAGPVILTLLGPEK; encoded by the coding sequence ATGGGACACCCCTTCCCCGCCGCGCCCGCCGCCGAGCGGGACGGTGTACACGTCCAGGCGCCCCGCTTGGGTGCTGGGGTGATGTTGCCGCGGCGGCGCCGCTGGTGGCTGGTGGCCGCCGCGGTGGTGCTGGCCGCTGCGGCCGGGTACGGCAACTACGAGCTGGTCGCCGCCCACGACGCCCGGGTCACCGTGCTGGTGCTGGCCCGCCCGGTGGACTGGGGTCAGCGGATCACCGAGGCCGACCTCGCCCTGGCCCGCACCGTGGAGGACCCGGCGGCCCGGATGATCCGCGCGGAGGAGCGCGCCAGCGTGCTCGGCAAGACCGCGGTGGCCGGGTTGCCCGCGGGCAGCGTCCTGGCCCCCCAACACCTCAGCGACACCCCGATCCCGGCCGCGGCCCAGCAGCTGCTCGGTCTGGCCTGCAAGCCCGGCCAGCTACCCGCCCGCGGCCTCCGGCCAGGCGAGCGAATCCAGGTCACGCCGGTCACCTCCAACCACAGCGGCACGGAGGGTGTTACCAGAGGGGGCACCTTCATCGCTCTGGTGGCGGGGATCGGGACGCCGGATTCCCAAGGCGGGATCACCGTCGATGTCCTGATCGCCACCAAGGACACCGCCGCGGCCACTGCGGCCGCGGCCGGTCCGGTGATCCTCACGCTGCTGGGCCCGGAGAAGTAG